Proteins encoded together in one Blastocatellia bacterium window:
- a CDS encoding sugar phosphate nucleotidyltransferase — translation MASSGHGPLFLGERVLTIVLALNPGARLFPLTADRAKAALPFVGKYRLIDFPLSACLNAGLRRIYVLTQFNSASLNRHIMEGYRFSSFAEPAEFVEVLAAEQTFESTEWLQSPPDAIRRAWRYFDQWKATDYLVIAGDEIWDLDLGDLVWRHWESGAEITLPVVPVDETRAPHCGLVQTDSSGRVIRFEEQPKGPVLELMRWCGASLEFRQHNGPTGTKESPATDAGRSPSAQSYLASPGVYLFKREVLRTLLEAAPMAFDFGMEILPQAVTSYYVMAYLHRGVWDDLATIGAYYHASMRLLDPLPRMNLYDPQRPIYARPTHLPPAKVRECCIRDSLVGDGSILAEAEVSHSILGLRTRVGVNTRLEDVITFGASYIQSPEEIAEDRTRGVPAIGIGDNTIIRRAIIDRDARIGSRVKILNEAGVLYANGTNYYIRDGLIVIPRDAVIPDDTVI, via the coding sequence TCGAGCAAAGGCAGCTCTTCCGTTTGTCGGGAAATATCGGTTGATTGATTTCCCGCTGAGCGCTTGTTTGAATGCGGGACTGCGACGGATTTACGTGCTGACGCAGTTCAACTCTGCCTCCCTCAATCGCCATATCATGGAGGGGTATCGCTTCAGCTCATTTGCCGAACCGGCAGAGTTCGTTGAGGTGCTGGCAGCCGAGCAAACCTTCGAGAGCACGGAGTGGCTTCAGAGCCCACCGGATGCGATTCGTCGCGCCTGGCGATATTTCGATCAATGGAAGGCGACGGACTACCTCGTCATTGCCGGTGATGAGATCTGGGACCTGGATCTGGGGGACCTGGTGTGGAGACACTGGGAATCGGGAGCGGAGATCACATTGCCGGTGGTGCCTGTTGACGAAACGCGTGCCCCACACTGTGGACTGGTGCAAACAGATTCGAGCGGACGGGTGATCCGCTTCGAGGAACAACCCAAGGGGCCCGTGCTCGAACTCATGCGTTGGTGCGGAGCGAGCCTGGAGTTTCGCCAGCACAATGGTCCCACGGGAACTAAAGAATCTCCGGCAACGGATGCTGGACGCTCGCCGTCGGCCCAATCCTATCTGGCGTCTCCAGGAGTGTACCTGTTCAAGCGGGAGGTCTTGCGCACATTGTTGGAGGCCGCCCCGATGGCTTTTGATTTCGGCATGGAAATACTCCCCCAGGCCGTCACGTCGTATTATGTGATGGCCTATCTCCATCGGGGAGTGTGGGACGATCTTGCGACGATCGGGGCTTATTACCACGCGTCTATGCGACTTCTTGATCCGCTTCCCCGGATGAATCTCTACGACCCTCAGAGGCCAATCTACGCGCGACCGACCCATCTGCCGCCCGCGAAAGTTCGGGAGTGCTGCATTCGTGATTCGCTGGTTGGCGACGGTTCGATCTTAGCCGAAGCCGAGGTGAGCCACTCGATCCTTGGCTTGAGAACGCGCGTGGGCGTCAACACCCGGCTGGAGGACGTGATCACCTTCGGCGCCAGCTATATCCAGTCCCCTGAGGAGATCGCCGAGGATCGAACACGGGGAGTGCCGGCCATTGGCATCGGAGACAACACGATCATCCGTCGCGCTATTATTGATCGCGATGCGCGCATCGGGTCGCGGGTGAAAATCCTCAATGAAGCGGGAGTTCTCTATGCCAATGGCACAAACTACTATATTCGCGACGGTCTCATTGTCATTCCCCGTGACGCCGTGATCCCCGATGACACGGTGATCTGA
- the proC gene encoding pyrroline-5-carboxylate reductase, translated as MLRQRKIAIIGAGKIGEALIRGMLTAGIVSPENLIATARRPSRLDYLAEQYGISTTLDNGQAVDRSDLIILSVKPQTVAEVLEEIRLRLLSHHLLISVAASVSTSFIEKTLNGPVPVIRAMPNTPCIIGAGMTGLCAGQYATREHLRLAETLFGAVGRTIVLDERDLDAVTGLSASGPAFIYIIIESLAEAGVKVGLAREVATELAAQTTLGAALMVLETKEHPAKLKDAVTTPAGCTIDGILELEEGGLRVTLIKAVVRATERARTLIRE; from the coding sequence ATGCTACGACAGAGAAAAATTGCCATCATCGGCGCGGGAAAAATCGGCGAGGCGCTCATTCGAGGGATGCTGACGGCGGGAATTGTCTCGCCAGAAAATCTGATCGCGACCGCACGACGGCCCAGCCGATTGGACTATCTGGCCGAACAGTATGGGATCAGTACGACTCTCGATAACGGACAGGCGGTGGATCGGTCCGACCTGATCATCCTCAGCGTGAAACCTCAAACGGTAGCGGAGGTACTGGAGGAAATTCGTCTGCGTCTGCTGTCCCATCATCTGCTGATCTCAGTGGCTGCCTCGGTGAGCACATCTTTTATCGAAAAGACGCTCAACGGCCCTGTGCCGGTTATCCGCGCCATGCCCAATACGCCCTGCATCATTGGCGCGGGCATGACGGGGCTCTGCGCGGGCCAATACGCCACACGGGAACATCTTCGACTGGCCGAAACATTGTTCGGGGCTGTGGGACGAACGATCGTTCTCGACGAACGGGATCTGGACGCCGTCACGGGATTAAGCGCGAGCGGGCCGGCGTTCATCTACATCATCATCGAATCTCTCGCTGAAGCCGGCGTCAAAGTCGGGCTCGCTCGCGAAGTGGCGACGGAACTGGCGGCGCAAACGACGCTCGGCGCGGCACTCATGGTGCTGGAAACAAAGGAGCATCCGGCCAAATTGAAGGATGCGGTGACGACGCCCGCCGGGTGTACGATTGACGGCATCCTCGAACTCGAAGAGGGAGGATTGCGCGTCACGCTCATCAAAGCGGTGGTCAGAGCGACCGAACGTGCTCGCACACTGATTCGGGAGTGA
- the thrC gene encoding threonine synthase: MTEATHQPPWPSRFWREAFIQCSNPECRQTYPLDAKLFACRYCGDLVAVEYSPETLPPTYFISLWRARRFSDDPLDQSGVWRFRELMPPLKRSDIVTLREGNTPLYRARYAADYAGVADLTLKHLGLNPTGSFKDYGMTVALSHAKALGAHIVICASTGNTSASVAAYAARAGIKAVVLIPQGHVAMGKLAQALEFGAITLQVKGASFDDVLRLVRQLAELPEIYLLNSLNPFRIEGQKAILIELLDQRQWEIPDHIVLPGGNLGNAAALGRALEELRHLGLISRYPRVTIVQAAGASPLYQTILSGSPTICPVSAPRTRATAIRIGHPVNWKRALRVIETTGGFCEVVDDTEIADAKAAIGRDGIGCEPASAATLAGIRKLRRQGKISPDESIVALLTGHPLKDVEYTVAYHTRTLTDELTGQLVVGRLVNSPREVDARLDAIRRVLYDEDS; encoded by the coding sequence ATGACCGAAGCAACACACCAGCCGCCCTGGCCGAGCCGGTTCTGGCGCGAGGCGTTTATACAGTGCAGCAACCCGGAGTGTCGGCAAACATATCCGCTCGATGCCAAACTGTTTGCCTGCCGCTATTGCGGTGATCTCGTGGCAGTGGAGTATTCTCCGGAGACGCTACCGCCGACGTATTTCATTTCGCTCTGGCGGGCCCGTCGGTTCTCCGATGATCCCCTTGATCAAAGCGGCGTCTGGCGATTTCGCGAGCTGATGCCTCCGCTCAAGCGGAGCGATATCGTGACGCTTCGCGAAGGCAACACGCCCCTGTATCGAGCGAGATACGCAGCAGACTATGCCGGCGTGGCGGATCTAACGCTGAAGCATCTGGGTTTGAATCCGACCGGCTCCTTCAAGGACTACGGGATGACGGTGGCGCTGAGCCACGCGAAAGCTCTCGGAGCCCACATCGTCATCTGTGCCTCGACGGGAAATACCTCGGCTTCGGTGGCCGCCTATGCAGCACGCGCGGGAATCAAAGCCGTCGTGCTTATTCCTCAAGGACACGTGGCGATGGGGAAACTGGCCCAGGCGCTTGAATTTGGGGCGATCACACTCCAGGTCAAGGGAGCTTCGTTCGATGACGTCTTGCGCCTGGTGCGTCAGCTCGCGGAGTTACCCGAGATCTATCTGCTTAACTCGCTCAATCCCTTTCGTATCGAGGGACAGAAGGCCATCCTCATCGAACTGCTTGATCAACGGCAGTGGGAAATTCCCGACCACATCGTCTTACCTGGAGGGAATCTCGGCAATGCGGCAGCGCTCGGTCGGGCTCTGGAGGAACTGCGGCATCTCGGACTTATTTCCCGTTATCCCAGGGTGACGATCGTACAAGCTGCTGGTGCGAGTCCACTCTATCAGACGATTCTGAGCGGCAGTCCGACGATCTGCCCTGTCTCCGCGCCACGAACGCGGGCAACGGCCATCCGCATCGGCCATCCGGTGAACTGGAAACGCGCTCTTCGCGTGATCGAAACGACGGGAGGATTTTGCGAAGTCGTTGACGATACTGAAATCGCCGATGCCAAAGCTGCCATCGGCCGGGATGGAATTGGGTGTGAACCGGCTTCGGCAGCCACCCTCGCGGGGATTCGCAAATTGCGGCGACAGGGAAAAATCAGTCCTGATGAATCCATCGTCGCCCTTCTCACCGGCCATCCGCTCAAGGATGTCGAGTACACGGTTGCCTATCACACAAGGACATTGACCGACGAACTCACGGGTCAGCTTGTTGTGGGGCGCTTGGTAAATTCTCCACGCGAGGTGGACGCTCGTCTTGACGCTATCCGCCGGGTCCTTTACGATGAAGACTCATGA
- a CDS encoding MFS transporter: protein MNKQTIAAWCLFDFANSIYYAVIPATIWSAYYATVIVGNESGQGDLWWGRVISTSMLVIAVTSPIMGAIADVIGIRKRLLIAYTLIAVTATCLLSTVEAGMVFLGFILSVISYIGTEGGQIFYNAYLPEIAPPDRRGRVSGWGFAVGYAGSMMALLMVLPLIQGGHLAPAFLLVGTGFLVFALPAFLWLPADRPNYQSILGVAGAGWRMTRETLRSLRYLPQVRRFLLAYFFYEDGVNTVINTAAVFAATTLGFQFAELIGLFATVQLSALIGAWLWAKPTDVLGPKRVVLIMLVQWAAVVTLAYFVETKTHFFAIAVLAGSGLGAVQAASRAFMASLIPPGREGEFFGLYALCGKTASIMGPLVFGMLSSHTGGNQRLSILSVIAFYVIGGLLLCRVRAGGPPNR from the coding sequence ATGAACAAGCAAACCATCGCCGCCTGGTGCCTGTTCGATTTCGCCAACTCGATCTACTACGCCGTCATTCCAGCGACGATCTGGTCGGCCTACTACGCCACGGTAATCGTCGGCAACGAATCGGGACAGGGAGACCTCTGGTGGGGGCGGGTGATCTCTACATCCATGCTGGTGATCGCAGTGACTTCCCCTATCATGGGTGCGATCGCCGATGTTATCGGGATTCGGAAGCGACTCCTGATCGCCTACACGCTTATTGCGGTCACGGCGACCTGTTTGCTTTCGACCGTTGAAGCGGGGATGGTCTTTCTCGGATTTATCCTCTCGGTGATTTCTTATATCGGGACTGAGGGGGGACAAATCTTTTACAATGCGTATTTGCCGGAGATCGCGCCGCCCGATCGCCGGGGCCGCGTATCAGGCTGGGGATTTGCCGTCGGCTACGCCGGTTCGATGATGGCCCTTCTCATGGTACTTCCGCTCATTCAGGGTGGTCATCTGGCACCGGCGTTTCTCCTGGTGGGCACGGGATTCCTCGTCTTCGCTCTTCCGGCATTTCTCTGGTTGCCGGCGGATCGGCCAAATTACCAGAGCATCCTAGGGGTTGCGGGTGCGGGCTGGCGCATGACGCGAGAGACTCTTCGGTCTCTCCGCTATCTTCCACAGGTTCGGCGATTTCTCCTGGCGTATTTCTTCTATGAAGACGGCGTCAATACGGTGATCAACACGGCTGCCGTTTTTGCCGCCACGACGCTCGGCTTTCAGTTCGCGGAACTGATCGGTCTTTTTGCGACGGTCCAACTGAGCGCCCTCATTGGAGCCTGGCTCTGGGCTAAGCCAACGGACGTGCTCGGTCCGAAACGGGTTGTTCTGATCATGCTCGTGCAATGGGCGGCAGTTGTGACGCTGGCCTATTTCGTAGAGACGAAGACGCACTTTTTCGCCATCGCCGTTCTGGCGGGATCAGGCCTGGGAGCGGTTCAGGCCGCATCACGAGCGTTCATGGCCTCGCTCATCCCTCCAGGAAGAGAAGGCGAGTTCTTCGGGCTCTATGCGCTGTGCGGCAAGACGGCTTCGATTATGGGACCTCTCGTCTTCGGAATGCTCTCCAGTCACACCGGTGGGAATCAACGGCTCTCGATTCTCTCGGTCATTGCTTTTTACGTGATCGGAGGACTCCTTCTTTGCCGGGTTCGTGCCGGCGGACCTCCCAACCGGTGA
- a CDS encoding 1-acyl-sn-glycerol-3-phosphate acyltransferase, whose protein sequence is MLYRLQFVAKASLFSVPVLGFMSGGFRGPVMRRSNANLPEDYQTFFAVCVEATAPGNVVVIFPEGRLLLHPAMTLLSTGAARLFSLPCQRGMDTLNIPVGLNGEQGAIPRSPVLISITPLIDAQAQCIRYQHARDKAVRELTLAIAQSLQHYAFQAGSFRHQTLMPLSERLRGRTAYGVSRFTLLFFERYKGEAMPTTFAHRRSGRTARRAEDYLARLRQQIITLIDALEARVGRQASSDTSPEAQ, encoded by the coding sequence ATGCTCTATCGTCTGCAATTTGTCGCTAAAGCGTCGCTTTTTTCCGTTCCGGTTCTAGGCTTTATGTCAGGAGGATTCCGGGGTCCGGTCATGCGACGTTCAAACGCCAATCTTCCGGAAGACTACCAAACATTCTTCGCAGTATGCGTTGAAGCGACCGCCCCGGGTAACGTAGTCGTCATATTTCCCGAGGGCCGTTTGCTTCTTCATCCGGCAATGACCTTATTGTCAACGGGAGCCGCCCGACTCTTCTCCCTCCCCTGTCAACGAGGGATGGATACGCTAAACATTCCTGTGGGGTTGAACGGCGAGCAGGGAGCCATTCCTCGGTCGCCCGTCCTGATCTCCATCACCCCACTGATTGATGCTCAGGCGCAATGTATTCGGTATCAACACGCGCGTGACAAGGCCGTCCGTGAACTGACGTTGGCGATCGCTCAGTCACTTCAGCACTACGCCTTTCAGGCGGGGTCCTTTCGACACCAGACATTGATGCCCCTGTCCGAGCGTCTCCGTGGCCGAACCGCGTATGGTGTTTCCCGTTTCACGCTATTGTTTTTTGAAAGGTATAAGGGTGAAGCGATGCCGACAACTTTTGCTCATCGGCGCAGCGGGCGGACGGCCCGACGAGCGGAGGATTATCTGGCCCGATTACGTCAGCAAATCATCACCCTGATTGATGCCCTGGAGGCGCGGGTCGGACGTCAGGCGTCAAGCGATACCTCACCGGAGGCTCAATGA